CTTCAAAATCATGCAGGTACGCTTTCGGAACAAAAGATGTCTGAGATTGACAAGGCGATTGCGATAAGTCTTGGGTTGAAGGAATTTTGGAGGTAAGTAGCCGTTAAGTATCCAGCGTTATCAGATTTAACAAAGGCTGAGTGATTTTAAAAATAAGATCGAATTTCTGATATAGGAGTTACCTATGCCGACTTTACAATTCAAAGGCAAGAACATCATCTGGAACCATCACCTTTCCATTCCCTACCACACCTTGGATGAGGTGGAAAAACTTCACTTCCAGCCGGAAAAGGCGGACGGCAACCTGATTATAGAAGGGGACAACCTCCTTGCCCTGAAAGCCCTGCTTCCGCAATATGCAGGAAAGGTTAAGTGTATTTATATTGACCCGCCGTATAACACGGGGAATGAAGGCTGGGTGTATAACAACAATGTGAACAGCCCTATGCTCAAGGAGTGGTTGGGAAAGGAAGTCGGCAAGGACGATCTGACCCGCCACGACAAGTGGCTCTGCATGATGGTTCCACGGTTGAAATTATTGCGGGAATTGCTGGCGGATGATGGGGTAATTTTTATATCCATTGATGAAAACGAACAGCACCATTTAAGACAAATTATGAATGAAATATTCGGTGATGAAAATCATGTTGTTTCTTTAATATGGGCAGGAAGAAGCGGTAAGGGTGGAACGACGAAGTCAGTTGAATAGTAAGCGGTTAATGAATTAAGGATCTTTTTAGCTGTAATATTTTCTGGATGGTGGAATCATCGAAATAAAACAGTTTCCTGATTGCCTATTACCTGTTCTTTCTCTCCAACCCCTTTGCCTCTTCCCACAGCCCTTCCATCTCATCCAGAGATACATTGCCCAACTCCCTGCCCTGTTTTGCTATCTCTTCTTCTATATGTCTGAACCGTGAGATAAACTTGCTGATGGATTTCCGTAATGCATCTTCAGGATTCACCTCAATAAACCTGCCGATGTTTACAAGGGCAAACAGTAAATCTCCAAGCTCCTCTTCCATGTTCTTCTGATCTTTTGCCTT
This region of Nitrospirota bacterium genomic DNA includes:
- a CDS encoding site-specific DNA-methyltransferase; the encoded protein is MPTLQFKGKNIIWNHHLSIPYHTLDEVEKLHFQPEKADGNLIIEGDNLLALKALLPQYAGKVKCIYIDPPYNTGNEGWVYNNNVNSPMLKEWLGKEVGKDDLTRHDKWLCMMVPRLKLLRELLADDGVIFISIDENEQHHLRQIMNEIFGDENHVVSLIWAGRSGKGGTTKSVE